One window of Desulfallas thermosapovorans DSM 6562 genomic DNA carries:
- the fliR gene encoding flagellar biosynthetic protein FliR, translating into MLDINQLALFFLVLARLSAFFVAGPLFSLGNIPGLVKIGLSFTMAVVIYPTMATGTEVYPSDGWQYIFALVREVMVGLALGYTATLVLSALIYAGSLIDMQIGFFMSLIFDPLAGATAGIVSRFLHMTGLAVLLAVDGHHMIISALTRSFSVVPVNTAQVSGDVAMFLIKVFAQMITLGVQIAAPLVAVMLVVDITLGLLARTAPQINVFMLGFPIKIIFGMVTLSVMVPVLVRIIYSLCTVIGRDMGILLKGIT; encoded by the coding sequence TTGCTGGATATTAATCAACTGGCGCTTTTTTTTCTTGTGCTGGCCAGACTGTCCGCTTTCTTTGTGGCGGGACCGCTGTTTTCACTGGGCAATATCCCCGGGTTGGTTAAGATAGGCCTGTCCTTTACCATGGCGGTGGTTATTTATCCCACCATGGCTACCGGTACTGAGGTATACCCTTCGGACGGGTGGCAGTATATTTTTGCCCTGGTACGGGAGGTAATGGTGGGACTGGCCCTGGGCTATACGGCTACTCTGGTGCTAAGTGCGCTCATTTATGCCGGTAGCTTGATTGATATGCAGATTGGTTTCTTTATGAGTTTGATATTTGATCCGCTGGCCGGGGCCACGGCGGGTATTGTATCCCGTTTCTTGCATATGACGGGGCTGGCCGTGCTCCTAGCCGTTGATGGTCACCACATGATTATTTCGGCGTTAACCCGTAGTTTTTCCGTAGTGCCGGTTAACACCGCTCAGGTAAGCGGCGACGTGGCCATGTTTTTAATAAAAGTCTTTGCCCAGATGATTACCCTGGGGGTACAAATTGCGGCCCCGCTGGTTGCTGTTATGCTGGTGGTGGATATAACCCTGGGACTGTTAGCCCGGACCGCGCCCCAGATTAATGTATTTATGCTGGGCTTCCCCATTAAGATTATCTTTGGTATGGTCACGCTCAGTGTGATGGTGCCCGTGCTGGTGCGTATAATTTATTCACTGTGCACAGTTATCGGGCGGGACATGGGTATCTTGTTGAAAGGAATAACTTGA
- the fliQ gene encoding flagellar biosynthesis protein FliQ gives MSETFIVELVRDALLMVCIVSLPPLAVSLIVGLVISILQATTQVQEQSLTFVPKIIAVFITLAVMAPWIMRVMMSFTTRVYNRIPDLLR, from the coding sequence GTGTCTGAAACTTTCATTGTTGAGCTGGTCCGGGATGCCCTTTTGATGGTATGCATCGTGTCCTTGCCTCCGCTGGCCGTTTCCCTGATCGTAGGATTGGTGATCAGTATTTTGCAGGCCACCACCCAGGTGCAGGAACAGTCCCTCACCTTTGTGCCGAAAATAATTGCCGTGTTTATAACCCTGGCCGTCATGGCACCGTGGATCATGCGTGTCATGATGAGTTTTACCACCCGTGTTTACAACAGGATTCCCGATTTGCTAAGGTAA